The following coding sequences lie in one Macadamia integrifolia cultivar HAES 741 unplaced genomic scaffold, SCU_Mint_v3 scaffold86, whole genome shotgun sequence genomic window:
- the LOC122070228 gene encoding protein FAR1-RELATED SEQUENCE 5-like: protein MGIYLMENGNYECCDFVEEHNHSLHFLGTMHFMCSQRKISEIHSYEIDLADDSRINPKAIFELMGRQAGGTENLGYMCQDQKNYLRTKRQNSLSYGEAGSLLRYFEDQSRNNPLFIYSMQLDSDEQITNIFGADPKMRNDYTQFGDVVSFDTTFCTNKAYRPFGIFASFNHHRGVIIFGVALLYDETFESLNWLLEAFAKANG from the coding sequence ATGGGGATATACTTGATGGAAAATGGAAATTACGAGTGTTGTGATTTTGTGGAAGAACATAATCACTCCCTTCATTTTCTAGGTACCATGCATTTTATGTGTTCCCAAAGGAAGATTTCAGAGATACATTCATATGAAATAGATTTAGCAGATGATTCAAGGATCAACCCTAAGGCGATATTTGAGTTAATGGGTAGGCAAGCTGGCGGGACAGAGAATCTTGGCTACATGTGTCAAGATCAGAAGAACTATCTACGAACTAAAAGACAAAATTCCTTATCTTATGGTGAAGCAGGGAGTTTGTTGAGATATTTTGAAGATCAGAGTAGAAATAATCCTTTGTTTATATACTCAATGCAGTTGGATAGTGATGAACAAATCACTAATATTTTTGGGGCTGATCCAAAAATGAGAAATGACTATACACAGTTTGGTGATGTTGTTAGTTTCGACACCACATTTTGCACTAACAAAGCATATAGGCCATTTGGGATATTTGCCAGTTTTAATCATCATAGAGGGGTGATTATATTCGGGGTTGCACTTTTATATGATGAAACGTTTGAATCTCTTAATTGGTTATTAGAAGCATTCGCGAAAGCAAATGGGTAG